In Bacillota bacterium, the sequence GATTTCGACTTTAGAGCTTCGTAAAATGTGCCGTGACTTTGCACTTGGATTTGTTAAAGATCAGACAAAACAGTTTGTAAGACTTGGTGTTCTCGGCGAATGGGATAATCCGTATATGACTCTTACCAATGATTATGTTGCCGCACAGATCGAAGTGTTCGGTGAAATGGCACAAAAGGGTTATATTTATAAAGGTTTAAAGCCTGTTTACTGGTGCCCTGAATGTCAGACTGCGCTTGCAGAGGCTGAAATAGAATATGCTGAGGATACATGCTATTCTATTTATGTTAAATTTAAAGTAACAGATGACAAGGGAAAATTGTCAGCGCTTGGCGCTGATCTAAATAATACTTATGTAGTAATATGGACGACAACAACCTGGACATTGCCTGCAAACGTAGCTATTGCAGTAGGACCTTCATATGATTACTCTCTAATTAAATGCGGAAACGAATATTTTGTCATGGCAAGCGAGCTTGCTGATGCAGCAATGAAGGCAGGTAAAAAGGACAACTATGAAAAAATAGGCGAAATCCGTGGCAGTGATCTTGAATATATCGAAACCGCACATCCTTTCCTGGATCGTAAATCAATAGTCATTGTCGGAGACCATGTTACGCTGGAGAGTGGCACTGGATGTGTTCATACTGCCCCTGGTCATGGCGTTGAAGACTATGAAGTATGCAGAAATTATCCGGAGATTCCGATGATTGTTCCGGTTGACAGCAATGGCAGAATGACTGCGGAGGCCGGTGATTTTGTAAAAGGGCTTACAACTAATGAGGCAAACAAAGTTATTGCAAAGCATCTTGAGGAAACAGGCAATTTGTTTGCAATGGAGAAGATTATCCATCAATATCCACACTGCTGGCGCTGTAAAGAGCCAGTCCTTTTCCGTGCAACAGAACAATGGTTCTGCTCTATATCAGATTTTGCGGATGCGGCTGTCAAGCAGATTGAAGGGGTTCGCTGGATTCCTGAATGGGGTGAAGAACGTATCAAAAATATGGTGCGTGACCGCAGTGACTGGTGCATTTCACGTCAGCGCACTTGGGGTGTTCCTATACCTATTTTCTATTGTGAGGACTGTAAAAAGGAAATCATCAATAAAGATACAATCAATAATGTAGTTAAGATATTCAAATCTGAAGGCCCAGATGCGTGGTATGCCAAGGATGCGAGTGAACTTTTGCCGGATGGTTATAAATGTCCGCACTGCGGTGGAACCCATTTTAAAAAAGAAA encodes:
- the ileS gene encoding isoleucine--tRNA ligase — protein: MALDYNSTLNLPSKDTDKLFPMRANLPSREPQMLDKWDKEDLYKQLLKHNEGKPMFLLHDGPPYANGTIHLGTALNKVLKDFIIKYKSMTGFKTPYVPGFDTHGLPTELKARKKAGMESTQQISTLELRKMCRDFALGFVKDQTKQFVRLGVLGEWDNPYMTLTNDYVAAQIEVFGEMAQKGYIYKGLKPVYWCPECQTALAEAEIEYAEDTCYSIYVKFKVTDDKGKLSALGADLNNTYVVIWTTTTWTLPANVAIAVGPSYDYSLIKCGNEYFVMASELADAAMKAGKKDNYEKIGEIRGSDLEYIETAHPFLDRKSIVIVGDHVTLESGTGCVHTAPGHGVEDYEVCRNYPEIPMIVPVDSNGRMTAEAGDFVKGLTTNEANKVIAKHLEETGNLFAMEKIIHQYPHCWRCKEPVLFRATEQWFCSISDFADAAVKQIEGVRWIPEWGEERIKNMVRDRSDWCISRQRTWGVPIPIFYCEDCKKEIINKDTINNVVKIFKSEGPDAWYAKDASELLPDGYKCPHCGGTHFKKEKDIMDVWFDSGSSHAAVCAGRDYLKWPADLYLEGADQYRGWFQSSLLTAVATKGEAPYKAVVT